The following are encoded in a window of Solibacillus sp. FSL R7-0668 genomic DNA:
- the groES gene encoding co-chaperone GroES, producing the protein MLRPLGDRIIIELVEVEEKTAFGIVLPDSAKEKPQTGKVVAIGTGRVLDNGTRLELDVKVGDEIIFSKFSGTEVKYDGVEYLILRESDVLAIVG; encoded by the coding sequence TTGTTAAGACCATTAGGAGATCGCATTATTATCGAACTTGTAGAAGTAGAAGAAAAAACCGCGTTTGGTATCGTATTACCTGACTCTGCAAAAGAAAAGCCGCAAACTGGCAAAGTTGTTGCTATCGGTACAGGTCGTGTTCTTGACAACGGCACTCGTCTAGAGCTTGACGTAAAAGTTGGCGACGAAATTATCTTCTCAAAATTCTCAGGTACCGAAGTGAAGTATGACGGCGTAGAATATTTAATTTTACGCGAGAGTGATGTACTAGCTATCGTTGGTTAA
- a CDS encoding CPBP family intramembrane glutamic endopeptidase gives MTNVSSPKFKTQKTAFYVLLTYIICQLSVFLLIFIPGLKDSLLALFTGTPDEQLIKLSGWWSTISFAIAFIVSFLLISRNNNFWNVFSGEKMPLGKAIGWGVIGFFLVFLGQTIGAYIELALGIDMGSENTEAIMDVTKVAPVMIIATVFLGPVLEELVFRRVIFGSIIQHYNFWIAGIISAIVFAAIHMDFTHIILYTICGLIFAFLYHKTKRLITPIIAHILLNGFVTFVQMNADKFQV, from the coding sequence GTGACCAATGTTTCCTCACCTAAGTTTAAAACACAAAAAACTGCATTTTATGTGTTGTTAACTTATATCATTTGTCAATTATCTGTATTTTTACTTATATTCATCCCTGGATTAAAAGATTCCTTACTCGCACTATTTACGGGTACACCAGATGAACAATTAATCAAGCTTTCTGGCTGGTGGAGCACGATATCCTTTGCGATTGCCTTTATCGTTTCCTTCCTACTCATTTCACGCAATAATAACTTTTGGAATGTGTTCAGTGGGGAGAAAATGCCCCTAGGAAAAGCCATTGGTTGGGGCGTTATCGGATTCTTCCTCGTATTTTTAGGGCAAACGATTGGCGCCTACATCGAGCTTGCATTAGGTATTGATATGGGCTCGGAAAATACCGAAGCCATTATGGATGTCACTAAGGTAGCCCCGGTCATGATCATTGCTACTGTATTTTTAGGTCCTGTCTTAGAGGAGCTCGTTTTCCGTCGTGTCATTTTTGGGTCAATCATTCAACACTATAATTTCTGGATTGCCGGTATTATTAGTGCCATTGTTTTCGCTGCTATTCATATGGACTTTACGCATATTATCTTATATACAATTTGCGGTTTAATTTTTGCCTTTTTATATCACAAAACAAAGCGCCTCATTACACCAATTATCGCGCATATTTTACTAAATGGTTTCGTGACATTTGTACAAATGAATGCCGATAAATTTCAGGTATAG
- the tatC gene encoding twin-arginine translocase subunit TatC, whose product MNPQEFTVVEHMEELRKRLFFVAIFFVAALFVGFYTAKPIIRYIQRSDLAESFTMNAFSPVDPLTVYLQMTFIIAAVIVSPILLYQLWAFITPGLHDTERKATLKYIPYAFILGIGGMAFAYFVLFPFVIRFMNDLSNDLNIQQTIGINAFFSFLLKLVVPFGILFQLPVVTLFVARLGIINPKLMVKFRKYAYFVLIVISVLLAPPDLVSNIIIAIPLFILYEVSIVISRIGYRKYEKAEAARVLQEEERERELQVEELLEQQRKQIEQMNQ is encoded by the coding sequence ATGAATCCACAAGAATTTACTGTTGTTGAGCATATGGAGGAGCTAAGAAAACGCCTATTTTTTGTGGCGATTTTCTTTGTTGCGGCTCTATTCGTAGGCTTTTATACAGCAAAACCAATTATTCGATATATTCAACGAAGCGATTTAGCTGAAAGTTTTACAATGAACGCATTTAGTCCAGTCGATCCGCTAACGGTCTATTTACAAATGACGTTTATAATTGCGGCTGTTATTGTCTCGCCGATTCTGCTTTATCAGCTTTGGGCGTTTATTACTCCAGGGCTACATGATACAGAGCGTAAAGCAACATTAAAGTACATACCATATGCCTTTATTCTTGGAATTGGTGGTATGGCCTTTGCCTATTTTGTTTTATTCCCGTTTGTTATACGTTTTATGAATGACTTATCCAATGATTTGAATATTCAGCAAACTATTGGCATTAATGCATTCTTTTCATTTTTACTAAAGCTAGTCGTCCCATTTGGCATTCTATTTCAGTTGCCTGTTGTTACACTATTTGTGGCGCGATTAGGAATCATTAATCCAAAATTAATGGTTAAATTCCGCAAATATGCCTATTTTGTATTAATTGTTATTTCGGTCTTACTAGCACCGCCTGATTTGGTGTCGAATATTATTATAGCCATTCCGCTTTTTATTTTATATGAGGTAAGTATTGTCATATCTCGTATAGGCTATCGAAAATATGAGAAGGCTGAAGCAGCGCGTGTTTTGCAGGAGGAAGAGCGTGAACGAGAGTTGCAAGTAGAAGAATTGCTAGAGCAACAGCGTAAACAAATCGAACAAATGAATCAGTAG
- the tatA gene encoding twin-arginine translocase TatA/TatE family subunit produces MEVVIHLNAITPVSLIIIGLIALLIFGPKKLPSLGRAMGTTLREFRSATKGLTDDDDDDYKAKKTVIEHKDNEKTDVK; encoded by the coding sequence GTGGAAGTCGTTATACATTTAAATGCGATTACACCTGTAAGCCTAATTATCATTGGTCTTATTGCCTTATTAATTTTTGGTCCAAAAAAATTACCATCTTTAGGTCGCGCCATGGGAACAACTTTACGTGAGTTTCGCAGTGCAACAAAAGGGTTAACAGATGATGACGATGATGATTATAAAGCAAAAAAAACAGTCATCGAACATAAAGATAACGAAAAAACAGATGTAAAGTAA
- a CDS encoding redox-sensing transcriptional repressor Rex — MKPETKIPQATTKRLPLYYRFLKNFANEGKKRISSQELSDAMKIDSATIRRDFSYFGALGKKGYGYDVNYLLEFFRQTLDQDEAMNVALIGVGNLGNGLLKYNFQKNHNTRIVVAFDSKAPYEGTTISDIPVFHPDRLEEMYEEFGAELAILTVPSRSAQMMTDRLVRMNAKGILNFTPVRLSVPETLKVMNIDLSVELQALIYLVRNAD; from the coding sequence GTGAAACCAGAAACAAAAATTCCACAAGCAACAACGAAAAGACTTCCTCTGTATTATCGATTTTTAAAAAACTTCGCAAATGAAGGTAAAAAGCGTATTTCCTCACAGGAATTAAGTGATGCAATGAAAATAGATTCGGCCACAATTCGTCGTGACTTTTCTTATTTTGGGGCACTCGGTAAGAAGGGCTATGGCTATGATGTCAACTATTTACTTGAATTTTTCCGCCAAACCTTAGATCAGGATGAAGCGATGAATGTTGCTTTAATCGGGGTCGGAAACTTAGGGAATGGTTTATTAAAATACAATTTCCAAAAAAATCATAATACTCGTATTGTGGTGGCCTTTGACTCCAAAGCACCATACGAAGGGACGACGATAAGTGACATTCCGGTATTCCATCCGGACCGTTTAGAGGAAATGTACGAGGAGTTTGGGGCAGAGCTAGCTATTTTAACAGTGCCATCACGCTCAGCGCAAATGATGACGGACCGTTTAGTACGCATGAATGCAAAGGGGATATTAAATTTCACGCCTGTCCGACTTTCTGTACCCGAGACGTTAAAGGTAATGAACATTGACTTATCAGTGGAGTTGCAGGCATTAATCTATTTAGTAAGAAATGCCGATTAG
- a CDS encoding ABC-F family ATP-binding cassette domain-containing protein encodes MIVLQVNQLYKSFITDEILSGVKLEVQHRDRVALVGRNGAGKSTLLKIIAGQMSYDSGEIIIPKGIRVGYLEQHAGIDSALSIWDEMMTIFDTLRIQEQKLRQLEQQMADPAVYENSESYGRIMAEYDQLQHDFKDAGGYQYEADTRSVLHGMQFFPADYDKSIQSLSGGQRTRLALAKLLLSKPDLLILDEPTNHLDIDTLSWLEGYLKGYDGAILIVSHDRYFLDQVVSTVYEVSRTKVTKYAGNYSAYLDEKAKNYERDLKMYERQMDEKAKLETFIQKNLARASTTKMAQSRRKVLEKTNWMDSPDGDEKSASFGFTIDRQSGNDVLSIDDLTIGYPDKEISSNINMRVFREDRIALVGPNGVGKSTLLKTLVKDLAAYTGEIRYGTNVQIGYYDQEQAKLHSNKAVLNELWDEWPLMNEKDIRSVLGNFLFSGDDVSKTVNSLSGGEKARLALAKLMMQKSNFLVLDEPTNHLDLDSKEILENALIDYPGTLLFVSHDRYFINRIATKVVELSGTGSFEYLGDYDYYLEKKQELEELAAMKAAATEAKSQETITQAKSTSMIDKDAKKRERQIRRTIEDIEKNMATLDEKIAHFEEQLCDPAVFSDHEKTLAIQTELSETKEQHETFEMEWLELNEELEQL; translated from the coding sequence ATGATTGTCTTACAAGTAAATCAACTATATAAATCCTTCATTACCGATGAAATTTTAAGTGGTGTCAAACTTGAGGTGCAACATCGTGACCGCGTGGCATTAGTGGGTCGCAACGGTGCTGGTAAGTCGACGCTTCTAAAAATTATTGCCGGTCAAATGAGCTATGACTCTGGTGAAATTATTATTCCAAAAGGGATTCGTGTTGGCTATTTAGAACAGCATGCAGGCATCGATTCAGCCCTATCTATTTGGGACGAAATGATGACAATTTTTGATACGCTACGCATTCAAGAGCAAAAGCTCCGTCAACTCGAACAACAAATGGCCGATCCAGCCGTTTATGAAAATAGCGAAAGTTACGGACGTATTATGGCCGAATACGATCAATTGCAGCATGATTTTAAAGATGCGGGTGGCTATCAATACGAGGCCGATACGCGCTCTGTCTTACACGGCATGCAGTTTTTCCCAGCCGACTATGACAAATCAATTCAATCACTGTCAGGTGGTCAGCGTACACGTCTGGCACTTGCCAAGCTATTACTGTCAAAGCCGGACTTATTGATCCTAGACGAGCCGACAAACCATTTAGACATCGATACACTTTCTTGGTTAGAAGGCTATTTAAAAGGCTATGACGGCGCAATTTTAATCGTTTCCCATGACCGTTACTTCCTCGATCAAGTTGTCTCGACGGTTTACGAAGTTTCACGCACAAAAGTAACAAAGTATGCCGGTAATTACAGCGCCTATTTAGACGAAAAGGCAAAAAATTATGAGCGTGACCTAAAAATGTACGAGCGCCAAATGGATGAAAAGGCTAAGCTCGAAACATTTATTCAAAAGAACTTAGCCCGCGCCTCAACAACTAAAATGGCGCAATCACGTCGCAAAGTATTAGAAAAAACAAACTGGATGGATTCTCCCGATGGCGATGAAAAAAGTGCTAGCTTTGGCTTCACGATCGATCGCCAAAGCGGAAATGACGTGTTATCAATTGATGATTTAACAATTGGCTACCCCGACAAAGAAATCTCATCTAATATCAATATGCGTGTATTCCGCGAAGATCGCATTGCATTAGTCGGCCCAAACGGTGTTGGTAAATCAACATTACTAAAAACCTTGGTCAAAGATTTAGCCGCATATACAGGTGAGATTCGTTACGGAACCAATGTACAAATTGGCTACTATGATCAGGAACAGGCAAAACTCCATTCAAACAAAGCCGTCTTAAACGAGCTATGGGATGAATGGCCTCTCATGAACGAAAAGGACATTCGCAGTGTGTTAGGAAACTTCCTCTTCAGTGGAGATGACGTTTCAAAAACCGTCAATTCTTTATCTGGTGGCGAAAAAGCGCGCCTAGCCTTAGCAAAATTGATGATGCAAAAATCCAATTTCCTCGTGCTCGATGAACCGACAAACCATCTAGACTTAGACAGCAAGGAAATATTAGAAAATGCTTTAATTGATTACCCAGGGACGTTATTATTCGTGTCGCATGACCGTTATTTCATTAACCGCATCGCGACAAAGGTTGTGGAGTTATCTGGGACAGGCTCATTTGAGTATTTAGGGGATTACGATTATTATCTTGAGAAAAAACAGGAGCTTGAAGAATTGGCCGCGATGAAAGCCGCCGCCACTGAGGCAAAATCACAAGAAACAATAACACAAGCCAAGTCGACCTCTATGATTGACAAGGATGCTAAAAAACGAGAACGCCAAATTCGACGTACCATTGAAGATATCGAAAAAAACATGGCCACTCTTGATGAAAAAATCGCCCATTTTGAAGAACAGCTATGTGATCCAGCCGTTTTCTCTGACCATGAAAAAACATTAGCTATTCAAACAGAGCTGTCCGAAACAAAAGAGCAGCACGAAACATTTGAAATGGAATGGCTTGAACTAAATGAAGAGCTAGAACAGCTATAA
- the tsaD gene encoding tRNA (adenosine(37)-N6)-threonylcarbamoyltransferase complex transferase subunit TsaD — translation MDNYILAIETSCDETAAAVIKNGTEIISNVVSSQIESHKRFGGVVPEIASRHHVEQITIVLEEALKQAEMTPKELTAVAVTEGPGLVGALLIGINAAKAFAFVNGLPLIGTHHIAGHIYANNLVQPMAFPLLALVVSGGHTELVFMREHGSFEVIGETRDDAAGEAYDKVARVLNMPYPGGPHIDRLAHEATEAVKFPRVWLEEGSYDFSFSGLKSAVINYKHNMDQRGEEIIPEQVAKGFQDSVVEVLTAKTVRAAREFGVKQVIAAGGVSANKGLRSALETAFEQEGIPFYVPPLKLCTDNAAMIGAAAYQMYEAGVRGNLTMNGRPGMELNSWK, via the coding sequence ATGGATAACTATATATTAGCAATTGAAACAAGCTGTGATGAAACAGCAGCGGCAGTTATTAAAAATGGCACGGAAATTATTTCAAATGTTGTATCCTCTCAAATTGAAAGTCATAAGCGCTTTGGTGGGGTTGTACCAGAAATTGCATCACGCCATCATGTGGAGCAAATAACGATTGTGTTAGAAGAAGCGTTGAAGCAAGCTGAAATGACGCCTAAGGAATTGACAGCAGTAGCAGTGACAGAAGGACCTGGGCTAGTTGGGGCTTTGTTAATCGGGATCAATGCCGCAAAAGCATTTGCCTTTGTGAATGGATTACCGTTAATCGGCACGCATCATATTGCAGGGCATATTTATGCGAATAATTTAGTACAACCAATGGCATTTCCATTGCTCGCATTAGTTGTATCTGGGGGGCATACAGAGCTGGTCTTCATGCGTGAGCACGGATCATTTGAAGTCATCGGTGAAACGCGTGACGATGCAGCAGGTGAGGCATATGACAAAGTAGCACGTGTATTAAATATGCCGTATCCAGGAGGGCCTCATATTGACCGTTTAGCGCATGAGGCAACAGAAGCGGTGAAGTTCCCAAGAGTTTGGTTAGAAGAAGGCTCGTATGATTTTAGCTTTAGTGGCTTAAAATCAGCAGTTATTAATTACAAGCATAATATGGATCAGCGTGGTGAAGAAATCATTCCAGAGCAGGTCGCAAAAGGTTTCCAGGATAGTGTTGTAGAAGTATTAACGGCAAAAACTGTACGTGCGGCACGTGAATTTGGTGTGAAGCAAGTGATTGCAGCAGGTGGAGTATCGGCGAATAAGGGGCTACGTAGCGCGCTAGAAACAGCATTTGAACAAGAAGGAATCCCATTTTACGTCCCACCATTAAAATTATGTACAGATAACGCTGCAATGATTGGTGCAGCAGCCTATCAAATGTATGAAGCAGGTGTCCGTGGAAATTTAACTATGAATGGACGTCCCGGCATGGAACTAAATAGTTGGAAGTAA
- the rimI gene encoding ribosomal protein S18-alanine N-acetyltransferase — protein sequence MVQYRKMVLEDVPKVHAIELATFPTPWTLDSFYYELNENQFSHYLVAENDVGELVGFCGIWLVIDAAQITNVAVIESVRGQGIGEALMREAMRVAKEANMDVMSLEVRVTNTVAQNLYRKLGFQDGGIRKGYYVDNQEDALVMWVNL from the coding sequence ATGGTACAGTATCGGAAAATGGTGCTTGAGGATGTTCCAAAAGTACATGCGATTGAGCTGGCGACATTTCCTACACCGTGGACATTAGATTCATTTTACTATGAACTAAATGAAAATCAGTTTTCGCATTATTTAGTAGCGGAAAATGATGTTGGTGAACTTGTTGGATTTTGTGGTATATGGCTTGTCATTGATGCGGCACAAATCACGAATGTAGCGGTTATCGAATCCGTTCGTGGACAAGGTATTGGTGAAGCGTTGATGCGTGAAGCCATGCGTGTAGCCAAAGAAGCAAATATGGACGTCATGAGTTTAGAAGTTCGCGTAACAAACACCGTTGCGCAAAATTTATATCGCAAGCTTGGCTTCCAAGATGGTGGCATTCGTAAAGGCTACTATGTGGACAATCAAGAAGATGCGTTAGTTATGTGGGTGAATTTATAA
- the tsaB gene encoding tRNA (adenosine(37)-N6)-threonylcarbamoyltransferase complex dimerization subunit type 1 TsaB, which produces MIWLGIETANGPLSIAVVKEGKVVAEVVQHIKLTHSVGAMPAIEEVMMRAGVTAVEIDAIAVSEGPGSYTGVRIGVTLAKTLAWSLQKPLVGVSSLKALAANARVSNDVVCALFDARRQNIYAGVYEGLTQVPIIEDHHDHIDGLLTNLDALKRPVLFVGADVDLYFEKIQEVLGERAIRAPFTLDLPRASELIAIAEKQELPSVEAVHAFVPQYRRIAEAEANWIKEHKKEQP; this is translated from the coding sequence ATGATTTGGTTAGGGATTGAAACAGCAAATGGTCCACTTTCTATCGCAGTTGTTAAAGAAGGTAAAGTGGTGGCGGAAGTGGTACAACATATTAAATTAACGCATTCAGTAGGTGCGATGCCGGCTATTGAAGAGGTGATGATGAGAGCAGGGGTAACAGCGGTAGAAATCGATGCAATTGCGGTATCAGAAGGTCCGGGTTCTTATACGGGTGTGCGCATTGGTGTGACATTAGCGAAAACCTTAGCATGGTCGTTGCAAAAGCCTTTAGTCGGTGTATCGAGTTTAAAAGCATTAGCAGCGAATGCACGTGTGTCTAACGATGTAGTATGTGCGCTGTTTGATGCACGCCGTCAAAATATCTATGCTGGTGTTTATGAAGGATTAACGCAAGTACCGATTATTGAGGACCATCATGATCATATTGATGGGCTTTTAACAAACCTAGATGCGTTAAAGCGTCCGGTATTATTTGTAGGTGCAGATGTAGATCTTTACTTTGAAAAAATTCAAGAAGTATTAGGTGAGCGTGCTATACGTGCTCCGTTTACACTAGATTTACCACGTGCGTCAGAGCTAATTGCGATCGCAGAGAAGCAAGAGTTACCTTCAGTAGAGGCAGTGCATGCGTTTGTACCACAGTATCGCCGTATTGCTGAGGCTGAAGCGAACTGGATTAAGGAACATAAGAAGGAGCAACCCTAA
- the tsaE gene encoding tRNA (adenosine(37)-N6)-threonylcarbamoyltransferase complex ATPase subunit type 1 TsaE, whose translation MIFEKQVDTLEETQALALKLATFVEPQYTITLEGDLGAGKTTFTQSFAKGLGIKRTVNSPTFTIMKQYEGRIALNHLDVYRLENSDEDLGWDEIFYGDAVTIVEWAHLIEDELPKERLAIEITRIGETSRKFLLKPMGEKYIRLCEELLK comes from the coding sequence ATGATATTTGAAAAACAAGTAGATACATTGGAAGAAACACAAGCACTTGCTTTAAAGTTGGCTACATTCGTTGAGCCGCAATATACGATTACGTTAGAAGGAGATTTAGGGGCTGGTAAGACGACATTTACACAAAGTTTTGCAAAGGGCTTAGGTATTAAGCGAACAGTAAATAGCCCAACATTTACGATTATGAAGCAGTATGAGGGACGAATTGCTTTAAACCATTTAGATGTTTATCGCTTAGAAAATAGTGATGAGGATTTAGGGTGGGATGAAATTTTTTATGGCGATGCGGTAACAATTGTTGAATGGGCACACTTAATTGAAGATGAGTTGCCAAAAGAACGTTTAGCAATTGAAATTACACGTATTGGTGAGACAAGTCGAAAATTTTTGTTAAAACCAATGGGCGAGAAATATATTCGTCTTTGTGAGGAGTTATTAAAATGA